A portion of the Blastochloris tepida genome contains these proteins:
- a CDS encoding aldehyde dehydrogenase family protein, with amino-acid sequence MTLIPDFVPNRIGGIEPPRGGLAAIDVVNPHDARVLAAIPRSGTAEIDAAVAAARAAQPGWAATPAVQRGEVLHRIANLIEARKDDLARIVALEAGKRLPDALGEAGAAIQCARFFAGEGQRLFGRTTTSGMALRWAMTVRRPCGVAGLIIAANTPAPNFAWKVFPALICGNGVVLKTAEDTPVSSWFLARLCEEAGLPAGVLNVVHGLGAEAGQALVEHPGVDVLSFTGSTRVGRMIAEVAGRQLKKVSLELGGKNPLVVCDDADLDNAVRWALLAAFSNAGQRCAAASRIIVFDSVFEAFAAKLVAAARGLKLGVAPDCDLGPVINARQLANMLAAIDRARAEGAEILCGGARATAPGLADGFYLQPTVISGLAPEAEMSCTELFGPITCLYRAAGFEAAVELANNTPYGLTAAIHTRDIDRALAFASRVRSGVAVINGGTHGSEPHMPFGGVKASGNGTREPGTEALDVYSDLQDVYLNAQMPR; translated from the coding sequence ATGACCCTCATTCCCGACTTCGTGCCCAACCGCATCGGCGGCATCGAGCCGCCGCGCGGCGGGCTGGCCGCGATCGACGTCGTCAACCCGCACGATGCCCGGGTGCTCGCCGCCATTCCGCGCTCGGGCACGGCTGAGATCGACGCTGCGGTGGCGGCGGCGCGGGCGGCGCAGCCGGGCTGGGCGGCAACGCCCGCCGTGCAGCGCGGCGAGGTGCTCCACCGCATCGCCAACCTGATCGAGGCGCGGAAGGACGACCTCGCCCGCATCGTCGCGCTGGAGGCCGGCAAGCGCCTGCCGGACGCGCTGGGCGAGGCCGGCGCCGCCATCCAGTGTGCGCGCTTCTTCGCGGGCGAAGGCCAGCGGCTGTTCGGCCGCACCACCACCAGCGGCATGGCGCTGCGCTGGGCGATGACGGTGCGCCGTCCGTGCGGGGTGGCCGGGCTGATCATCGCCGCCAACACGCCGGCCCCCAATTTCGCCTGGAAGGTGTTCCCGGCGCTGATCTGCGGCAATGGCGTGGTGCTGAAGACCGCCGAGGACACGCCGGTCTCGTCGTGGTTCCTGGCGCGGCTGTGCGAGGAGGCAGGGCTGCCCGCGGGCGTGCTCAATGTCGTGCACGGGCTCGGCGCCGAGGCCGGCCAGGCGCTGGTGGAGCATCCGGGCGTCGACGTGCTGAGCTTCACCGGCTCGACGCGGGTCGGGCGGATGATCGCCGAGGTCGCCGGGCGGCAGCTCAAGAAGGTGTCGCTTGAACTCGGCGGCAAGAACCCGCTGGTGGTGTGCGACGATGCCGACCTCGACAACGCGGTGCGCTGGGCTCTGCTCGCGGCCTTCTCCAATGCCGGCCAGCGCTGCGCCGCGGCGAGCCGCATCATCGTGTTCGACAGCGTGTTCGAGGCGTTCGCCGCCAAACTGGTGGCGGCGGCGCGCGGCCTCAAGCTCGGCGTCGCGCCCGATTGCGACCTCGGCCCGGTGATCAATGCCCGCCAGCTTGCCAACATGCTGGCCGCCATCGACCGCGCCCGCGCCGAGGGTGCCGAAATCCTGTGCGGCGGCGCACGGGCCACGGCGCCGGGGCTCGCCGACGGCTTCTATCTGCAGCCGACGGTGATCTCGGGCCTCGCCCCGGAGGCCGAGATGTCGTGCACCGAGCTGTTCGGGCCGATCACCTGCCTCTATCGCGCCGCCGGCTTCGAGGCGGCGGTCGAGCTTGCCAACAACACGCCCTACGGCCTCACCGCGGCGATCCACACACGCGATATCGACCGGGCGCTGGCCTTCGCCAGCCGGGTGCGCAGCGGCGTCGCGGTGATCAATGGCGGCACCCACGGCTCGGAGCCGCACATGCCGTTCGGCGGGGTGAAGGCGTCGGGCAATGGCACGCGCGAGCCGGGCACCGAGGCGCTTGACGTCTATTCGGACTTGCAGGACGTCTATCTCAACGCCCAAATGCCGCGATAG
- a CDS encoding transketolase C-terminal domain-containing protein translates to MGDLIGSVVDSELYYIPQPEFGRVRSLNGAREDVVALYADMARLNALYMIARAGSGHIGSSFSALDILSRLYIAEMAGDDLFFSSKGHDAPGLYAVLIGLGRLPEDKLHVLRRLNGLPGHPDVSIDGLATNTGSLGMGISKAKGMLMADQLAGRRRRIFVMTGDGELQEGQIWESLLSVPKAIAGRLTVVVDHNKFQSDFSVERTSSLGDLVAKFAAFGWHVVRADGHDPQALAKTFAELSAIDDKPKVFIADTVKGKGVSFMEGTSIDSDVEMFRYHSGAPKADEYRRAVEEIEARLSRLAAAAGAGAIAVRRTDRPAVVPMPAESVRLFPAYTEALLAAAGRHPELIALDADLSLDMGLLPFKEKYPERFVECGIAEQDMVSRAGGMALAGALPVVHSFSCFLSTRPNEQIFNNATERTRIVYVGGLSGVLPAGPGHSHQSVREISAVGGIPNLVMAEPCCPEEVGPLLDWCLAYDGPSFLRLASIPFVTAAKLPAGYVPKLGTGVTLRSGAEAAIVTSGLVGVAQALAAAELLAGAGRSVGVVHLPWLNRVDADWIAGLAAEVPALITLDNHFRAGGQGQYVLAALAAANVARMPRCLQIGLEDVPPCGRNDEVLREIGLDAAGLAARIGRFLDGAQAPR, encoded by the coding sequence GTGGGTGATCTGATCGGATCGGTCGTCGATTCGGAACTCTATTACATTCCCCAGCCGGAATTCGGCCGGGTGCGCAGCCTCAACGGTGCCCGCGAGGACGTGGTCGCGCTCTATGCCGACATGGCGCGGCTGAATGCGCTCTACATGATCGCGCGGGCGGGCTCCGGCCATATCGGCTCCTCCTTCTCCGCGCTCGACATTCTCAGCCGGCTCTACATCGCCGAGATGGCCGGCGACGACCTGTTCTTCTCATCCAAGGGCCACGACGCGCCGGGGCTCTACGCCGTGCTGATCGGGCTCGGCCGCCTGCCTGAGGACAAACTGCATGTGCTGCGGCGGCTCAACGGCCTGCCCGGCCATCCGGACGTGTCGATCGACGGGCTCGCCACCAACACCGGCTCGCTCGGCATGGGCATCTCCAAGGCCAAGGGCATGCTGATGGCCGACCAGCTTGCCGGCCGGCGCCGCCGCATCTTCGTGATGACCGGCGACGGCGAGCTGCAGGAAGGCCAGATCTGGGAATCGCTGTTGTCGGTGCCCAAGGCGATCGCCGGCCGGCTGACGGTGGTGGTCGACCACAACAAGTTCCAGTCGGACTTCTCGGTCGAGCGCACCTCCAGCCTCGGCGATCTCGTGGCCAAGTTCGCCGCCTTCGGCTGGCACGTGGTGCGCGCCGACGGCCACGACCCGCAGGCGCTGGCAAAGACCTTCGCCGAGCTGTCCGCCATCGACGACAAGCCCAAGGTGTTCATCGCCGACACGGTGAAGGGCAAGGGCGTGTCCTTCATGGAGGGCACCTCGATCGATTCCGACGTCGAGATGTTCCGCTACCATTCCGGGGCGCCGAAGGCCGACGAGTACCGGCGGGCGGTCGAGGAGATCGAGGCGCGGCTGTCGCGCCTCGCCGCCGCGGCCGGGGCCGGCGCCATCGCGGTGCGCCGCACCGACCGGCCGGCGGTGGTGCCGATGCCGGCCGAGAGCGTGCGGCTGTTTCCCGCCTATACCGAGGCGCTATTGGCCGCCGCCGGCCGCCATCCCGAACTGATCGCGCTCGATGCCGACCTCAGCCTCGACATGGGCCTTCTGCCGTTCAAGGAGAAGTATCCCGAGCGCTTCGTCGAATGCGGCATCGCCGAGCAGGACATGGTGAGCCGGGCCGGCGGCATGGCGCTGGCCGGCGCGCTGCCGGTGGTCCACTCGTTCTCGTGCTTCCTGTCGACGCGGCCGAACGAGCAGATCTTCAACAACGCCACCGAGCGCACCCGCATCGTCTATGTCGGCGGCCTGTCGGGCGTGCTGCCGGCCGGGCCCGGCCATTCGCACCAGAGCGTGCGCGAAATCTCGGCCGTCGGCGGCATCCCCAATCTGGTGATGGCCGAGCCGTGCTGCCCGGAGGAGGTGGGGCCGCTGCTCGACTGGTGCCTCGCCTATGACGGACCGAGCTTCCTGCGGCTCGCCTCCATCCCCTTCGTCACCGCGGCGAAGCTGCCGGCCGGCTATGTGCCGAAGCTCGGCACCGGCGTGACGCTGCGCAGCGGCGCTGAGGCGGCGATCGTCACCTCAGGGCTGGTCGGGGTGGCGCAGGCGCTGGCCGCGGCCGAGCTTTTGGCAGGCGCCGGCCGCTCGGTCGGCGTCGTCCATCTGCCGTGGCTCAACCGGGTGGATGCCGACTGGATCGCCGGCCTCGCCGCCGAGGTGCCGGCGCTGATCACCCTCGACAATCATTTCCGGGCGGGCGGCCAGGGGCAGTATGTGCTGGCGGCGCTGGCCGCCGCCAATGTGGCGCGCATGCCGCGCTGCCTGCAGATCGGGCTGGAGGACGTGCCGCCCTGCGGCCGCAATGACGAGGTGCTGCGCGAGATCGGGCTCGATGCCGCGGGGCTGGCCGCGCGCATCGGCCGCTTCCTCGACGGGGCGCAGGCGCCCCGATGA
- a CDS encoding N-acetylneuraminate synthase family protein: MTDDSPSFVIAEVGHNHQGNLERCKAIFHAAAEAGADAVKIQKRDNRTLFTREMYDSHYDSENAYGPTYGTHREFLEFDAAQYRELKVYCDKLGIQFFSTAFDDASADFLAELDMPGYKIASGDLTNTPLLKKVAAFGKPIIVSTGGATMDDVQRAYDAIMPINPNLCIMQCTSGYPPPHEELNLRVIETFRRAFPDIIIGFSSHDSGIAMPLIGYMLGARVFEKHFTLNRAWKGTDQAFSLEPAGLKRVVRDLDRARIALGDGNKCPYPSETGPLNKMVKRVVAARELPAGTVLAADDLAFRIPVSAKITAAALRPFEAERLVGHRLNRSVSAEEIVTLADVGIG; this comes from the coding sequence GTGACGGACGACAGCCCGTCCTTCGTCATTGCCGAGGTGGGCCACAACCACCAGGGCAATCTGGAGCGGTGCAAGGCCATCTTCCACGCTGCGGCCGAGGCGGGTGCGGACGCCGTCAAGATCCAGAAGCGCGACAACCGCACGCTGTTCACCCGCGAGATGTACGATTCTCATTACGACAGTGAGAACGCCTACGGGCCGACCTACGGCACCCATCGCGAGTTCCTGGAGTTCGATGCGGCGCAGTATCGCGAGCTCAAGGTCTATTGCGACAAGCTCGGCATCCAGTTCTTCTCGACCGCGTTCGACGATGCCTCGGCCGACTTCCTCGCCGAGCTCGACATGCCGGGCTACAAGATCGCCTCGGGCGACCTGACCAACACGCCGCTGCTGAAGAAGGTCGCGGCCTTCGGCAAGCCGATCATCGTCTCGACCGGCGGCGCGACGATGGACGACGTCCAGCGCGCCTATGACGCGATCATGCCGATCAATCCGAACCTGTGCATCATGCAATGCACCTCGGGGTATCCGCCGCCGCACGAGGAGCTCAACCTGCGGGTGATCGAGACCTTCCGGCGCGCCTTCCCGGACATCATCATCGGCTTCTCGTCGCACGATTCCGGCATCGCCATGCCGCTGATCGGCTACATGCTGGGGGCGCGGGTGTTCGAGAAGCACTTCACCCTCAACCGTGCCTGGAAGGGCACCGATCAGGCGTTCTCGCTGGAGCCCGCCGGCCTCAAGCGCGTGGTGCGCGACCTCGATCGCGCCCGCATCGCGCTCGGCGACGGCAACAAGTGCCCGTATCCGTCCGAGACCGGGCCGCTCAACAAGATGGTCAAGCGCGTGGTGGCGGCGCGCGAGCTGCCGGCCGGCACCGTGCTCGCCGCCGACGATCTCGCCTTCCGCATCCCGGTAAGCGCCAAGATCACCGCGGCGGCGCTGCGGCCGTTCGAGGCCGAGCGGCTGGTCGGCCACCGGCTCAATCGCAGCGTGTCGGCCGAGGAGATCGTGACGCTGGCCGATGTCGGGATCGGTTAG
- a CDS encoding capsule biosynthesis protein, whose protein sequence is MSLDLRTLLRSSPKALLARLVRLNVLARTGLHQDLRPLLATDAPAWQAALDAARNGRKVVIATNNGGQFGLSAIDRLLAVALTLRGASVHTVLCDRALPACMMCELNLQPDPARFAASGPSRLLCGYCHGPAAAAQHRLGLAAERLGDFITPEDRVEAERIAGALDLDALRNWTWDGLPLGEHAYAGTLRYFARGTLEDEPQGLAVARRYLAAAVMTARAYRRLFERLKPEVVVAHHGIYSPQGVVAAVARAAGIRVVTWNPAYRRHCFIFSHDDTYHHTLMTESVARWADTPLTEAQRTGIIDYLLSRREGREDWIRFHKDPDYATRARLAELGLAPDKPLVVAFTNVFWDAQLHYPTNAFASQIDWLAATIEVFAGRPDLQLVIRVHPAEVSGSPASRQRAADEIAKRFPVLPANVAIVPPESPLSSYQLADLANAVLIYATKMGVELTAMGIPVVAAGEAWVRNKGITEDVTSPEHYRAILARLPFDRVDEPARRERALRYAHHFFFRRMIPLAFVMPEHGPRRFTVAARTLDQLRPGGDAGLETICRGILAGAPFEA, encoded by the coding sequence ATGAGCCTCGACCTGCGCACCCTGCTGCGGTCCTCGCCCAAGGCGCTGCTGGCGCGGCTGGTGCGCCTCAATGTGCTGGCGCGTACCGGCCTGCACCAGGATCTGCGCCCGCTCCTCGCCACCGATGCGCCGGCGTGGCAGGCGGCGCTCGACGCGGCCCGCAATGGCCGAAAGGTGGTGATTGCCACCAACAATGGCGGGCAGTTCGGCCTGTCGGCGATCGACCGGCTCTTGGCGGTGGCGCTGACGCTGCGCGGCGCCAGCGTGCATACCGTGCTGTGCGACCGGGCGCTGCCGGCCTGCATGATGTGCGAACTCAATCTGCAGCCCGATCCGGCGCGGTTCGCCGCCAGCGGGCCGTCGCGCCTGCTGTGCGGCTATTGCCACGGCCCGGCGGCGGCGGCGCAGCACAGGCTTGGACTCGCGGCCGAGCGGCTGGGGGATTTCATCACGCCGGAGGATCGTGTCGAGGCCGAGCGCATCGCCGGGGCCCTCGACCTCGACGCGCTGCGCAACTGGACCTGGGACGGCCTGCCGCTGGGCGAGCACGCCTATGCCGGCACGCTGCGCTATTTCGCCCGCGGCACGCTGGAGGATGAGCCGCAGGGGCTGGCGGTGGCGCGCCGCTACCTCGCCGCGGCGGTGATGACGGCCCGGGCCTATCGCCGCCTGTTCGAGCGGCTGAAGCCCGAGGTGGTGGTTGCCCATCACGGCATCTATTCGCCGCAGGGGGTGGTGGCGGCGGTAGCGCGCGCCGCAGGCATCCGGGTGGTGACGTGGAACCCGGCCTATCGCCGGCACTGCTTCATCTTCAGCCACGACGACACCTATCACCACACGCTGATGACCGAGTCGGTGGCGCGCTGGGCCGACACGCCACTCACCGAGGCGCAGCGGACGGGGATCATCGACTATCTGCTGAGCCGCCGCGAAGGCCGCGAGGACTGGATCCGCTTCCACAAGGATCCCGACTATGCCACGCGGGCGCGGCTCGCCGAGCTAGGCCTGGCGCCGGACAAGCCGCTGGTGGTGGCCTTCACCAACGTGTTCTGGGACGCCCAGCTCCACTATCCCACCAACGCCTTCGCCAGCCAGATCGACTGGCTCGCCGCCACCATCGAAGTCTTCGCCGGCCGGCCGGACCTGCAGCTCGTCATCCGCGTCCATCCGGCCGAGGTGTCGGGCAGCCCGGCCTCGCGCCAGCGCGCCGCCGACGAGATCGCCAAGCGCTTCCCGGTGCTGCCGGCCAATGTGGCGATCGTGCCGCCGGAGAGCCCGCTGTCGTCCTACCAGCTCGCCGACCTCGCCAATGCGGTGCTGATCTATGCCACCAAGATGGGGGTGGAGCTGACCGCCATGGGCATTCCGGTGGTGGCGGCCGGCGAGGCGTGGGTGCGCAACAAGGGCATCACTGAGGACGTAACGTCACCCGAGCACTACCGGGCGATCCTCGCCCGGCTGCCGTTCGACCGGGTGGACGAGCCGGCCCGGCGCGAGCGCGCGCTGCGCTATGCCCATCATTTCTTCTTCCGCCGCATGATCCCGCTCGCCTTCGTCATGCCCGAGCATGGGCCGCGCCGCTTCACCGTGGCCGCGCGCACGCTCGACCAACTGCGCCCGGGCGGCGATGCCGGGCTTGAGACCATTTGCCGGGGGATTCTGGCGGGTGCGCCCTTCGAGGCTTGA
- a CDS encoding acyl-CoA dehydrogenase family protein, with translation MSYHAPVADIAFTLRHVAGLDRLAEEGAFPDLTPDLVGQILEEAGKFAGERIAPLNQIGDRCGAQLVDGAVRMPPGWREVYRAWCDAGWNAVSAPVDCGGQGLPHLVNAACIEMWNAASMAFGLGPLLTMSAVEAIAAHGSDQLKRIYLGKLVSGEWMGTMNITEAQAGSDLGALRTRAERQPDGSYRLHGTKVFITYGEHDLTDNIIHLVLARLPDAPEGTRGLSLFLVPKVLVADDGTLGARNDVVCTGIEKKLGIHASPTCTMQFGDREGAVGYLVGEENRGLTCMFTMMNHARLAVGLQGVAIADRAFQQALSYARDRRQGRAPGWSGEGMSPIVEHPDVKRMLLEMRAKTEAARALCYAVAGALDRAAFAPAAAARASADDVASLLTPVAKAFSTDIGVEVASLGVQVHGGAGYVEETGAAQHLRDARIAAIYEGTNGIQAVDLVSRKLPARGGQVARGHISELRGILQQARSANDSGLGGTAVWIGQSVDALERTTHWMLDAVETRPADALAGATPYLRLFALATGGAYLAKKALAAMAELRAGSTDPHHGLRVASARFFAAHLATAAAGLEAAITEGAEAIGTAFGDAA, from the coding sequence ATGAGCTACCACGCGCCGGTCGCCGACATCGCCTTCACCCTTCGTCACGTCGCCGGTCTCGACCGTCTGGCCGAGGAGGGCGCCTTCCCCGATCTGACGCCCGATCTGGTGGGCCAGATCCTGGAGGAGGCCGGCAAGTTCGCCGGCGAGCGGATCGCGCCGCTGAACCAGATCGGCGACCGCTGCGGCGCCCAACTCGTGGATGGCGCGGTTCGCATGCCCCCCGGCTGGCGCGAAGTCTACCGCGCCTGGTGCGACGCCGGCTGGAACGCCGTGTCGGCACCGGTCGACTGCGGCGGCCAGGGCCTGCCCCACCTCGTCAACGCCGCCTGCATCGAGATGTGGAACGCCGCCTCGATGGCCTTCGGCCTGGGGCCGCTGCTCACCATGTCCGCCGTCGAGGCGATTGCCGCCCATGGCAGCGACCAGTTGAAGCGGATCTATCTCGGCAAGCTCGTCTCCGGCGAATGGATGGGGACGATGAACATCACCGAGGCGCAGGCGGGCTCCGACCTCGGCGCGCTGCGCACCCGCGCCGAGCGCCAGCCCGACGGCAGCTACCGGCTGCACGGCACCAAGGTGTTCATCACCTATGGCGAGCACGACCTCACCGACAACATCATCCACCTCGTGCTGGCCCGCCTGCCGGACGCGCCCGAGGGCACGCGCGGGCTGTCGCTGTTCCTGGTGCCCAAGGTGCTGGTGGCCGACGACGGCACGCTCGGCGCCCGCAACGACGTGGTGTGCACCGGCATCGAGAAGAAGCTCGGCATCCACGCCTCGCCGACCTGCACCATGCAGTTCGGCGACCGCGAGGGCGCCGTCGGTTATCTGGTCGGCGAGGAGAACCGCGGCCTGACCTGCATGTTCACGATGATGAACCATGCCCGGCTGGCGGTGGGGCTGCAGGGGGTGGCGATCGCCGACCGCGCCTTCCAGCAGGCGCTGAGCTACGCCCGCGACCGCCGCCAGGGCCGCGCGCCGGGCTGGAGCGGCGAGGGCATGAGCCCGATCGTCGAGCATCCCGACGTCAAGCGCATGCTGCTGGAGATGCGCGCCAAGACCGAGGCGGCGCGGGCGCTGTGCTACGCCGTGGCCGGCGCGCTCGACCGCGCGGCCTTTGCGCCGGCGGCGGCCGCGCGCGCCAGCGCCGACGACGTCGCCTCCCTGCTCACACCGGTGGCCAAGGCGTTCTCCACCGACATCGGCGTCGAGGTCGCCTCGCTCGGCGTGCAGGTGCATGGCGGCGCCGGCTATGTCGAGGAGACCGGCGCGGCGCAGCATCTGCGCGACGCCCGCATCGCCGCCATCTATGAGGGCACCAACGGCATTCAGGCTGTCGATCTTGTCAGCCGGAAGCTTCCGGCGAGGGGCGGGCAGGTTGCGCGGGGGCATATTTCCGAGTTGCGGGGGATTCTGCAGCAGGCGCGCAGCGCCAATGATTCGGGGCTTGGCGGCACGGCGGTGTGGATCGGCCAGTCGGTGGATGCGCTGGAGCGGACGACGCACTGGATGCTGGACGCGGTGGAGACCCGGCCGGCCGACGCGCTGGCCGGCGCGACGCCCTATCTGCGGCTGTTCGCGCTGGCCACCGGGGGGGCGTATCTCGCGAAGAAGGCGCTGGCCGCCATGGCGGAGCTGCGGGCCGGCTCGACCGACCCGCATCATGGCTTGCGCGTGGCCTCGGCCCGCTTCTTCGCCGCCCATCTTGCCACCGCTGCGGCGGGGCTGGAGGCGGCGATCACCGAGGGGGCCGAGGCGATCGGGACGGCGTTTGGCGACGCGGCGTGA
- a CDS encoding L-threonylcarbamoyladenylate synthase, whose product MTDPSTTPARCLSATPEAIAEAVAVLRAGGLVAFPTETVYGLGADATNERAVARLYAAKGRPRFNPLIAHVDSAEAAAAQGLLGRRARVLAEAFWPGPLTLVVPASRNCRVCELARAGLTTIGLRVPAHETARDLLTAFGGPVVAPSANRSGHVSPTTADHVIEDLGGAVDLVLDGGSTPLGIESTIVACLGGPVRLLRPGGIPRREIERTLDERVAPPDLRPAEAMDGDGPLAPGQLASHYAPRARLRLLAREVRPGEALLAFGPAEIAGAAGAVARRDLSAAGDPVEAAANLYAHLRELDATGVASIAVAPIPEEGLGEAINDRLRRAAAPR is encoded by the coding sequence GTGACCGATCCGTCCACGACGCCGGCCCGCTGCCTGTCCGCCACGCCCGAGGCGATTGCCGAGGCCGTCGCCGTGCTGCGCGCCGGCGGGCTCGTCGCCTTTCCCACCGAGACGGTCTACGGGCTCGGCGCCGATGCCACCAATGAGCGGGCGGTGGCCCGGCTCTATGCGGCCAAGGGCCGGCCGCGCTTCAACCCGCTGATCGCCCATGTCGACAGCGCCGAGGCGGCGGCCGCGCAGGGGCTGCTCGGCCGCCGCGCCCGCGTGCTGGCCGAGGCGTTCTGGCCCGGGCCGCTGACGCTCGTCGTGCCGGCCTCCCGCAACTGTCGGGTGTGCGAGCTGGCGCGCGCCGGCCTCACGACCATCGGCCTGCGGGTGCCGGCGCACGAGACGGCGCGCGACCTGCTGACGGCGTTCGGCGGGCCGGTGGTGGCGCCCTCGGCCAACCGCTCGGGCCACGTGTCGCCGACCACGGCGGACCATGTGATCGAGGATCTCGGCGGGGCGGTCGATCTGGTGCTCGATGGCGGCTCGACGCCGCTCGGCATCGAATCGACCATCGTCGCCTGCCTCGGCGGGCCGGTGCGGCTGCTGCGGCCGGGCGGCATCCCGCGCCGCGAGATCGAGCGGACCCTGGACGAGCGGGTGGCGCCGCCGGACCTGCGGCCGGCCGAGGCGATGGACGGCGACGGGCCGCTGGCGCCGGGGCAGCTCGCCTCGCACTATGCGCCGCGGGCGCGGCTGCGGCTGCTGGCCCGCGAGGTGCGCCCCGGCGAGGCGCTGCTCGCCTTCGGCCCGGCCGAGATTGCGGGCGCGGCCGGCGCCGTGGCAAGGCGGGATCTGTCGGCGGCGGGCGATCCGGTCGAGGCGGCGGCCAATCTCTATGCGCATCTGCGCGAACTCGACGCCACCGGCGTGGCGTCGATCGCGGTGGCGCCGATCCCCGAGGAGGGGCTGGGCGAGGCGATCAACGACCGGCTGCGACGGGCCGCCGCGCCGCGGTGA
- a CDS encoding acylneuraminate cytidylyltransferase family protein, with protein MKIVALVPARSGSKRVPHKNIRLLNGHPVLAYTICAARASGIFDDVIVSTDSEIYADVARHYGAEVPFLRPAEIAGDRSPDIDWVKLTIARLEQAGRVHDAFSILRPTSPFRKPETIRRAWQRFQAAEGIDSLRAVERVEQHPGKMWVVRGDRLLPLLPLSPEDAPWHSQQMAALPAVYVQNASLEIAWTRVAHASTISGTVMLPFFTEGDEGLDINRPKDLWYAELLIERGEASLPHVDRDPYPADRLPADV; from the coding sequence GTGAAGATTGTTGCACTTGTGCCGGCCCGGTCAGGTTCCAAGCGGGTGCCCCACAAGAATATCCGCCTGCTGAACGGCCATCCCGTTTTGGCCTATACCATCTGCGCCGCGCGGGCCTCGGGGATCTTCGATGACGTCATCGTCTCGACCGATTCCGAGATCTATGCCGATGTCGCCCGCCACTATGGCGCTGAGGTGCCGTTTCTGCGCCCGGCCGAGATCGCCGGCGACCGCTCGCCGGACATCGACTGGGTCAAGCTGACCATCGCGCGGCTGGAGCAGGCCGGGCGCGTCCACGACGCCTTCTCGATCCTGCGGCCGACCTCGCCCTTCCGCAAGCCGGAGACCATCCGGCGGGCGTGGCAGCGCTTCCAGGCGGCCGAGGGCATCGACTCGCTGCGCGCGGTCGAGCGCGTCGAGCAGCACCCCGGCAAGATGTGGGTGGTGCGCGGCGACCGCCTGCTGCCGCTCCTGCCGCTGTCGCCGGAGGACGCGCCCTGGCACAGCCAGCAGATGGCGGCGCTGCCGGCGGTCTATGTCCAGAACGCCAGCCTGGAGATCGCCTGGACGCGGGTGGCCCACGCCTCGACCATCTCCGGCACCGTGATGCTGCCGTTCTTCACCGAGGGCGACGAGGGCCTGGACATAAATCGGCCGAAGGACTTGTGGTATGCCGAGCTCTTGATCGAGCGCGGCGAAGCCAGCCTGCCGCATGTCGACCGCGATCCCTATCCGGCCGATCGTCTTCCCGCCGACGTCTGA
- a CDS encoding SDR family oxidoreductase — translation MTSPFDIQGRVIVVTGGLGQLGRRFATALLAGGARVALIDQSVPADLSLGGAVPAALQDNLLCLASDVTSREALEAALAAIEQRWEAPFGLINNAAIDSPPNAPATENGPFETYPEASFDRIMDVNVKGVVLCCQVFGGRMAALGRGSVINIGSIYGVVSPDQALYQYRRDDGEVFFKPVAYSVSKSALYNLTRYLAVYWGAQKVRVNTLTFAGVFNRQDPRFLERYLPKVPLGRMAEPDDYVGPIIFLLSDAARYMTGANLVVDGGFTAM, via the coding sequence ATGACGTCGCCCTTCGACATCCAGGGCCGGGTGATCGTGGTCACCGGCGGGCTGGGGCAGCTCGGTCGCCGGTTCGCCACGGCCCTGCTCGCCGGCGGCGCCCGCGTGGCGCTGATCGACCAGAGCGTGCCGGCCGATCTCTCGCTCGGCGGCGCGGTGCCGGCAGCGCTGCAGGACAATCTCCTGTGCCTCGCCAGCGACGTCACCTCGCGGGAGGCGCTGGAGGCGGCGCTGGCCGCGATCGAGCAGCGCTGGGAGGCGCCGTTCGGCCTGATCAACAATGCGGCGATCGACTCGCCGCCCAACGCGCCGGCCACCGAGAACGGCCCGTTCGAGACCTATCCGGAAGCGTCGTTCGACCGGATCATGGACGTCAACGTCAAGGGCGTGGTGCTGTGCTGCCAGGTGTTCGGCGGCCGCATGGCGGCGCTCGGCCGCGGCTCGGTCATCAATATCGGCTCGATCTATGGCGTGGTGTCGCCGGATCAGGCGCTCTACCAGTACCGGCGCGACGACGGCGAGGTGTTCTTCAAGCCGGTGGCCTATTCGGTGTCGAAGTCGGCGCTCTACAATCTCACGCGCTATCTCGCGGTGTATTGGGGGGCGCAGAAGGTGCGGGTCAACACGCTGACCTTCGCCGGCGTGTTCAACCGCCAGGATCCGCGCTTCCTGGAGCGCTATCTGCCCAAGGTGCCGCTCGGCCGCATGGCAGAGCCCGACGATTATGTCGGCCCGATCATCTTTCTCCTGTCGGATGCCGCCCGCTACATGACCGGCGCCAACCTCGTGGTCGATGGCGGCTTCACCGCGATGTAG